The following coding sequences are from one Campylobacter magnus window:
- a CDS encoding FlgD immunoglobulin-like domain containing protein, which produces MADYMDTTNTTSALNNALASTNARAVRGSTPTNPNAELKQEDFLALLLTELQYQDPTEPMDSQKMLEQTSMLSQLSMQQKTNDVMQKLASQMESAFSMSAMNALGSYATISSSVTKDDATKSLGLPVNFPEDISGATIEVKNNAGTVVRNIELGAMTKGTATIEWDLLNNNKNQVDNGTYTYAVKYTTKDGRQMDMQNTNYLVESVRFQNGEAEFKVAGNYIKANRISEFSALPSSNS; this is translated from the coding sequence ATGGCAGACTACATGGATACCACAAACACAACCTCAGCGTTAAATAATGCTCTTGCAAGCACAAATGCTAGGGCGGTTCGTGGCTCAACTCCAACAAATCCAAATGCTGAGCTAAAACAAGAAGACTTTTTGGCACTGCTTCTTACTGAGCTTCAGTATCAAGACCCAACAGAGCCTATGGATAGCCAAAAAATGCTAGAACAAACCTCTATGCTCTCTCAACTAAGCATGCAGCAAAAAACAAATGATGTCATGCAAAAGTTAGCTAGCCAAATGGAAAGTGCGTTTTCTATGAGTGCGATGAACGCTCTTGGTAGTTATGCGACAATCTCTAGTTCAGTTACTAAAGATGATGCTACAAAATCTCTTGGTCTTCCTGTAAACTTCCCAGAAGATATTTCAGGTGCTACAATAGAGGTCAAAAACAATGCTGGCACAGTGGTTCGCAACATCGAGCTTGGTGCGATGACAAAGGGTACGGCTACTATCGAGTGGGATCTACTAAACAACAATAAAAACCAAGTAGATAATGGCACTTATACCTACGCGGTCAAATACACCACCAAAGACGGACGCCAAATGGATATGCAAAACACAAACTACTTGGTTGAGAGTGTGCGTTTCCAAAACGGCGAAGCTGAGTTTAAGGTAGCTGGCAATTACATAAAAGCAAATAGAATTTCTGAGTTTAGCGCCTTGCCTAGCTCAAATAGCTAG
- a CDS encoding flagellar hook protein FlgE: MMTALYNGVSGIKTNSIGIDVTGNNIANANTVGFKNSQAEFKDLFYQTAAAMSQNPVASSLGLGTTMATTALDMKQGSFQNTDNAFDYAIGGDGYFAVQKGGSTYYTRAGEFLLDVNRDMINTSGFYLMGTTAALNEASYSAAALKKLGSQDTQALTLEPTSNLEFSQTINKITLPTNLYIPPEPTTSVKFRGNLTTKQEYIQQDIELNMINAELSISEDGKANLKGTLTDTPQLEKYNTGTLVNITFANEAGNMLKTQARIQDDGSYELNDFDVSTLADEGGGYESLQASATTQGLVAQPSTAKFVAGLHGASGFENTLTINLERELPNPADGANWLMDATITDPDGNVLSQASGVLSFNGFGALTGNTLGPLSNEGSPVNIDFGSLYNPDVPNSGFDGIVMSQRASGIDSQQKDGHADGLFKAYATSEDGTILAVFDNGMQAAVARVPLFHFQNDQGLFSEGGVYFSPTDNSGEAFMYAKEDGTPYNGSVIKSYMLENSNVSLEREMTMLIVQQRAYEASAKSISTSDQMLQRAINMKNG, translated from the coding sequence ATGATGACAGCACTTTATAACGGTGTCTCAGGCATAAAAACCAATAGCATAGGCATCGATGTAACAGGCAATAATATAGCAAATGCAAACACAGTAGGCTTTAAAAACTCTCAAGCTGAGTTTAAAGATCTGTTTTATCAAACAGCAGCTGCTATGAGCCAAAACCCAGTAGCCTCGTCACTAGGACTTGGCACTACTATGGCAACAACTGCGCTTGATATGAAGCAAGGTAGTTTTCAAAACACAGACAATGCATTTGATTATGCTATCGGGGGCGATGGCTACTTTGCAGTTCAAAAAGGCGGGAGCACTTACTACACAAGAGCTGGGGAGTTTTTGCTAGATGTGAATCGTGATATGATAAATACCTCAGGCTTTTATCTTATGGGTACGACAGCTGCTTTAAATGAGGCTAGCTACTCAGCAGCTGCTCTAAAAAAACTAGGTAGCCAGGATACACAGGCCCTTACCTTAGAGCCAACCTCAAATCTAGAATTTAGCCAAACAATAAACAAAATCACTTTGCCTACTAATCTCTACATACCACCAGAGCCTACAACTAGCGTGAAATTTCGTGGCAATCTAACAACAAAGCAAGAATATATCCAACAAGATATAGAGCTAAATATGATAAATGCCGAACTAAGCATAAGCGAAGATGGCAAAGCCAACCTAAAAGGCACGCTAACAGATACCCCGCAGCTAGAAAAGTATAACACAGGCACATTAGTAAATATCACCTTTGCTAACGAAGCTGGCAATATGCTAAAAACTCAGGCTAGAATACAAGATGATGGAAGCTATGAGCTAAATGACTTTGATGTAAGCACACTAGCTGATGAGGGCGGCGGATATGAGAGCCTTCAAGCCTCAGCTACCACGCAAGGTCTAGTAGCACAGCCTAGCACAGCAAAGTTTGTAGCAGGACTTCATGGCGCTAGTGGCTTTGAGAACACGCTTACTATAAACTTAGAGCGCGAGCTACCAAATCCGGCTGATGGAGCAAACTGGCTGATGGACGCAACCATCACAGACCCTGATGGCAATGTCTTAAGCCAGGCTTCTGGCGTGCTAAGCTTTAATGGTTTTGGTGCCCTAACAGGCAACACGCTTGGCCCACTTAGCAATGAGGGCTCACCAGTAAATATAGACTTTGGCTCACTATACAACCCAGATGTACCAAATAGCGGCTTTGATGGTATAGTAATGAGCCAAAGGGCTAGCGGCATAGATAGCCAGCAAAAAGACGGCCACGCAGATGGGCTTTTTAAAGCCTATGCTACTAGCGAAGATGGCACGATTTTAGCAGTGTTTGACAATGGCATGCAAGCAGCTGTTGCTAGAGTGCCGCTCTTTCATTTTCAAAACGACCAAGGACTTTTTAGCGAGGGTGGCGTGTATTTTAGCCCTACAGACAATAGTGGCGAGGCCTTTATGTATGCAAAAGAAGATGGCACACCATACAATGGCTCTGTGATAAAAAGCTACATGCTAGAAAACTCAAATGTAAGTTTAGAAAGAGAAATGACTATGCTAATCGTCCAACAAAGAGCCTACGAAGCAAGCGCAAAAAGCATAAGCACAAGCGATCAAATGCTCCAACGCGCGATAAATATGAAAAATGGTTAA